In Silene latifolia isolate original U9 population chromosome 3, ASM4854445v1, whole genome shotgun sequence, a single window of DNA contains:
- the LOC141647544 gene encoding TOM1-like protein 6 — protein sequence MIPSLSLTSSPSSSSATVRVDKATSELLVSPDWSINMEICDLCNSNHWMAKDMLKSVKRRLQHKNPKVQLLTLTLLETMVKNCGEYIHFQIAERKILDELIKIVKKKGDMHVRDKILILLDSWQEAFGSPGGKYSQYYWACDELRRCGIRFPERPERAAPVITPPVTHQPRVPQVGFGMPSDSSQRLDEAMRSEVEGLSFSTLESMRNALELLNDMLLAVNPGDRMAVKDELIIDLVDRCRANQKKLMQLITTTTDEDLLSQGLEMNDSLQSVLAKHDLIASGAPLPDPERQIGTQQNESVDLSTKPSEAGGDKLSTANGKSLISPEPVVKEQVNEEEEEDEFVLIARRHSKTQSGPSQSGTSGVVQDEASSSGSNNALAVIDSPAPSTTTNVSKDQDLIDLLSLVLTTTSPSETPAAPFSDPVQSASEAASFNNYVAPWAQPQPQPQPQPLPQLPNQYQPMQPQTQQGYYQYASNYPPPPWETTPDYNNQNPRSNPYAYPNYQSNVSNGLSQNVAFQYPQYNNVASYSSAQAFPNYSSTQSNPSFQHSNSFQNPPPPSVNGNAASIPMQGPRSVQQTTNSFSPKASNAPALNGTINTSTAVPSGQKSFVPSYRLFEDLNVLGSTEAQLKSGPYPSASRDPGRR from the exons ATGATTCCGTCTTTGTCCTTAACTTCATCGCCGTCGTCTTCATCGGCGACGGTTCGAGTCGATAAAGCCACAAGCGAGCTTCTTGTTAGTCCTGATTGGTCTATTAACATGGAAATTTGCGATCTTTGTAACTCTAATCATTG GATGGCTAAAGACATGTTGAAAAGCGTCAAGAGAAGGTTACAACACAAGAATCCTAAAGTTCAATTACTTACTCTAACG CTACTGGAGACGATGGTGAAGAATTGTGGTGAGTACATCCATTTTCAAATCGCGGAGCGCAAAATTTTGGATGAGTTGATCAAAATCGTCAAGAAAAAG GGAGACATGCATGTGCGGGACAAAATACTGATTTTGCTGGATTCCTGGCAAGAGGCATTTGGTAGTCCTGGTGGAAAGTATTCTCAGTATTATTGGGCATGTGATGAACTCAGG AGGTGTGGCATCCGATTTCCTGAGCGGCCTGAGCGTGCAGCACCAGTGATTACACCACCTGTTACCCACCAGCCAAGGGTTCCTCAAGTTGGGTTTGGCATGCCGTCTGATTCTTCCCAGAGGCTGGATGAAGCCATGAGGTCGGAGGTGGAAGGATTAAG CTTTTCAACTCTGGAGTCTATGCGGAATGCGTTGGAGCTCTTGAATGATATGCTCCTAGCTGTAAATCCGGGTGACCGTATG GCTGTGAAAGATGAACTCATTATAGACCTTGTTGACCGTTGTCGTGCGAACCAGAAGAAGCTGATGCAATTGATTACTACAACCAC GGATGAGGATCTTCTTTCGCAGGGACTTGAAATGAATGATTCTTTGCAAAGTGTGCTTGCAAAGCATGATTTAATAGCATCCGGTGCCCCTCTTCCAGACCCTGAAAGGCAAATTGGTACACAGCAAAATGAATCAGTAGATTTGAGCACTAAACCTAGTGAGGCAGGAGGAGACAAACTTTCTACAGCAAATGGCAAATCTCTGATTTCTCCTGAACCTGTAGTAAAGGAGCAGGTTaatgaggaggaagaggaggatgaGTTTGTATTGATTGCCCGAAG GCATTCAAAGACACAATCTGGACCTTCACAGAGTGGTACATCAGGTGTTGTACAAGATGAAGCCTCGTCAAGCGGCAGTAACAATGCATTAGCCGTGATAGATTCACCTGCTCCTTCAACTACCACTAATGTTTCAAAGGATCAGGACCTGATTGATCTCTTAAGCCTTGTTCTCACAACAACTTCGCCTTCTGAAACACCAGCAGCTCCTTTTTCAGATCCTGTTCAGAGCGCATCTGAG GCGGCATCATTCAACAATTATGTAGCACCATGGGCGCAGCCGCAGCCACAGCCACAACCACAGCCACTGCCTCAACTTCCGAATCAATATCAACCCATGCAACCACAAACCCAGCAGGGTTATTATCAGTATGCTTCTAATTACCCACCTCCTCCATGGGAGACAACTCCTGATTACAACAATCAAAATCCTAGATCAAACCCATACGCTTACCCAAATTACCAATCAAATGTGAGCAATGGATTATCACAGAATGTAGCATTCCAGTACCCACAATATAATAACGTGGCATCATATTCAAGTGCACAAGCATTTCCCAATTACTCTTCAACACAATCAAACCCATCATTTCAACATTCTAATTCCTTCCAAAACCCACCCCCTCCTTCCGTGAACGGTAATGCAGCTTCAATACCAATGCAAGGGCCCCGGTCAGTGCAACAAACCACCAATTCCTTTTCTCCGAAGGCAAGCAACGCACCAGCTTTGAATGGGACAATTAATACTTCAACCGCTGTTCCTTCTGGACAGAAGTCTTTTGTCCCTTCATACAGATTGTTTGAAGATCTTAACGTCTTGGGCAGCACAGAAGCTCAGCTCAAAAGCGGTCCATATCCAAGCGCATCACGGGACCCTGGAAGGAGATAG
- the LOC141647545 gene encoding protein SLOW WALKER 1 yields the protein MADTTTYPTKPRLKPPSKTPSTSPESTFWKSFKTPTSDNLPNLTLTSSVTSLNFSPSHPHHLAATHGASLTLFSPSLTTSNIHSFKDSSFSASFRSDGLLLAAASASANIHVFDTKTRHQLRLLKSHSRPVRVSKFPYSDKLHLFSGGDDSVVKYWDVATETRLIDFIGHKDYVRAGCASPVDDHLFVSGSYDHTVRVWDVRGSGSGKSVMGFDHGKPVEDVVVLPSGGLVATAGGNVVKIWDVIAGGKCVYTLDGHNKTVTSICVGKVGKRGGGDVSEEYRLLSVSLDGYMKVFDYANMKVTFSMRFPSPLVSVAYSPDCSRRAIGTSNGTIYMGKRKKKVEEGVKDVVGNVFEYREEPKKRVLKPSFFRYFHRGQSEKPREGDYLVLRQKRVKLTEHDKLLKKFRHKEAFVSVLRKKNPDNVVAVMEELVARKRLFKSVSNLDIEELEILLMFLQKYTTLPRFSGLLMPFANKVIEMRAEDIRANGSLMVQIRNIKRSIQEELRIQQSLLELQGVISPLMRIAGRN from the coding sequence ATGGCAGACACTACGACTTACCCAACAAAACCTCGCCTTAAACCACCGTCCAAAACACCATCAACCTCCCCTGAATCCACCTTCTGGAAATCCTTCAAAACCCCAACTTCCGACAACCTTCCTAACCTAACCCTAACCTCCTCCGTCACCTCTCTCAACTTCTCACCATCTCACCCACACCACCTCGCCGCCACTCACGGCGCCTCTCTCACCCTCTTCTCCCCTTCCCTCACCACTTCCAATATCCACTCCTTCAAAGACTCCTCCTTTTCCGCTTCCTTCCGCTCTGACGGTCTTCTTCTCGCTGCCGCCTCCGCTTCCGCTAATATACACGTCTTCGACACCAAAACCCGACACCAACTCCGTCTGCTGAAATCGCATTCACGTCCGGTAAGGGTATCTAAGTTTCCCTACTCTGATAAGCTTCATTTGTTTTCCGGCGGGGATGATTCAGTAGTTAAGTATTGGGATGTTGCGACAGAGACACGTTTGATTGATTTTATTGGTCATAAGGATTATGTTAGAGCTGGTTGTGCGTCTCCTGTTGATGATCATTTGTTTGTTTCGGGTTCTTATGATCATACTGTTAGGGTTTGGGATGTTCGTGGgtcgggttcggggaagagtgTCATGGGGTTTGATCATGGGAAGCCGGTTGAGGATGTTGTTGTGTTGCCGTCTGGTGGATTGGTTGCGACCGCGGGTGGGAATGTGGTTAAGATTTGGGATGTGATCGCGGGTGGGAAGTGTGTTTATACTTTGGATGGGCATAATAAGACGGTCACGTCGATTTGTGTTGGGAAAGTTGGGAAACGTGGTGGTGGGGATGTGTCGGAGGAGTATCGGCTTTTGAGTGTGTCGTTAGACGGGTATATGAAGGTGTTTGATTATGCTAACATGAAGGTTACTTTTTCTATGAGGTTTCCTTCTCCTTTGGTGTCTGTTGCTTATTCTCCTGACTGTTCAAGGCGTGCTATTGGGACGTCGAATGGGACTATTTACAtggggaagaggaagaagaaggttGAGGAGGGAGTGAAGGATGTTGTGGGGAATGTGTTCGAGTATAGGGAGGAACCGAAGAAGAGGGTGTTAAAGCCGTCTTTTTTCAGGTACTTTCATAGAGGGCAAAGTGAGAAACCTAGGGAAGGGGATTACTTGGTGCTGAGGCAGAAGAGGGTTAAGCTGACTGAGCACGATAAACTGTTGAAAAAATTTAGGCATAAGGAGGCCTTTGTATCGGTTCTGAGGAAGAAAAATCCCGATAATGTGGTTGCTGTCATGGAAGAATTGGTTGCTAGGAAGAGACTGTTTAAATCTGTGTCGAATTTAGACATTGAGGAGCTTGAGATCCTTTTAATGTTTTTGCAAAAATACACAACTCTTCCTAGGTTTTCAGGTTTATTGATGCCGTTTGCAAACAAGGTGATTGAAATGCGTGCTGAGGATATCCGAGCTAATGGCTCCTTGATGGTTCAAATAAGGAATATTAAGAGGTCTATTCAAGAGGAGTTGAGGATACAACAATCATTGTTGGAGTTACAGGGTGTGATATCTCCTTTGATGAGGATTGCCGGGAGAAACTAG